One Callospermophilus lateralis isolate mCalLat2 chromosome 6, mCalLat2.hap1, whole genome shotgun sequence genomic region harbors:
- the LOC143401873 gene encoding uncharacterized protein LOC143401873, with protein sequence MTASGRADPRPGGGLGRGPKCAGVRACVSARVCSRAPARPGSAGLREWVSGRAQPARTRRAPAAVPAGLLLPPGASRTTKHSAGREEGGTQIPKPFSERRNAASQTLGAPSGHLGSPACAYAHQVVSTAYSAPRLHSLRRLLVKPRCALTGYRHQSPGPRRPSPPPTPAPPANNKQSSKIRKEEGGEGGEKEGAPEGVLRVRTAGGLKGGTRENRRGKERADLGRQVPPRPVTWKTSLLNTMYQNVKHDKPWKVYPGCKDDCCGSFGQSTLNGAL encoded by the exons ATGACGGCGAGCGGGCGGGCGGATCCCCGCCCAGGGGGAGGGCTGGGGCGGGGGCCCAAGTGTGctggtgtgcgtgcgtgtgtgagtGCGCGTGTGTGCTCGCGCGCGCCTGCGCGGCCAGGCTCCGCGGGGCTGCGGGAGTGGGTGTCAGGGCGCGCGCAGCCGGCCAGAACTCGGCGGGCTCCAGCAGCAGTCCCCGCCGGGCTCCTCCTCCCTCCAGGAGCCTCACGGACAACAAAGCACAGCGCTGGCAGGGAAGAGGGAGGGACCCAGATCCCCAAACCCTTCTCTGAGCGCCGTAACGCGGCCTCCCAGACTCTGGGCGCCCCGTCCGGGCATCTGGGATCTCCGGCGTGCGCGTACGCCCACCAGGTTGTGAGCACCGCCTA CTCTGCGCCGCGTCTCCATTCGCTGCGCCGCTTACTCGTCAAGCCACGCTGTGCGTTGACTGGCTACAGGCACCAGTCTCCAGGCCCCAGACGCCCCTCTCCGCCCCCAACCCCCGCCCCCCCAGCAAATAATAAACAATCGAGTAAAATtcggaaggaggaaggaggggaaggaggagagaaagagggcGCTCCAGAAGGAGTCCTTCGCGTGCGGACGGCAGGAGGATTAAAAGGAGGGACGAGGGAGAACCGGAGAGGAAAGGAGAGGGCAGACCTGGGAAGGCAGGTCCCGCCGCG ACCAGTCACATGGAAAACTTCTTTATTGAACACCATGTACCAAA ACGTCAAGCATGACAAGCCCTGGAAAGTCTATCCTGGTTGTAAGGATGACTGCTGTGGTTCATTTggacagagt ACCCTGAATGGAGCACTTTAA